In a single window of the Plasmodium cynomolgi strain B DNA, chromosome 6, whole genome shotgun sequence genome:
- a CDS encoding hypothetical protein (putative): MEDYAVFEVGLPRGCSIPAANPVIKNIVQETTIHVPKIEYKEKIVHVPKVEYRTYPVVKDVEAPIYRERYRYKNVQVPQQKLRIKPVYKVVDVPQYKYVNKYVKRKYKRFQYVPKEVPVPFRPRREIYTEIPIRRYIPQYMENGPIEPDMSNTAYNHQGELPLFEGYNDNFLNMMNPFSKYTSRKKDNCFLSCLCNGKNEESLMYEMDPLLFTDAVYTQGRDKLYDMRSSYEIASEPCNTFAYNSYPVVIHKEENNLYNRMIETTSNLLAAAGVALVLAGKLGLQGISLLVGGADKGKGTHKGSHAGAGADPYALDGGRRDPLKDPQVKEKQNEDQRGRNATKRATK, from the exons ATGGAGGACTACGCCGTTTTTGAAGTAGGGCTTCCGCGCGGGTGCAGCATT CCCGCAGCAAACCCGGTTATCAAAAACATAGTCCAAGAAACGACAATACATGTGCCCAAAATAGAgtacaaggaaaaaatcgtACACGTGCCCAAAGTAGAATACAGAACGTACCCCGTCGTCAAAGATGTGGAAGCACCCATATACCGAGAAAGGTACAggtacaaaaatgtgcaagtCCCTCAACAGAAGTTGAGAATCAAACCAGTGTACAAAGTGGTGGATGTACCTCAGTACAAATatgttaataaatatgtgaaaaGAAAGTACAAACGATTTCAATATGTGCCAAAGGAAGTCCCGGTGCCTTTTAGACCGAGGAGAGAAATTTATACAGAAATCCCCATACGTAGATATATTCCCCAATATATGGAAAATGGTCCCATAGAACCAGACATGAGTAATACAGCTTATAACCATCAGGGAGAATTACCACTCTTCGAAGGGTataatgacaattttttaaatatgatgaATCCGTTTAGTAAGTATACAAGCAGAAAGAAGGATAACTGTTTTTTAAGCTGCCTCTGTAATGGGAAGAATGAGGAGTCCTTAATGTACGAAATGGATCCTCTGCTCTTTACCGATGCAGTTTATACACAGGGTAGGGACAAGCTGTACGACATGAGGAGTAGCTATGAAATTGCCTCCGAGCCGTGCAACACATTTGCCTATAATAGTTACCCAGTTGTTATACataaagaggaaaataatttgtataacAGAATGATCGAGACGACGTCCAACTTGTTGGCGGCAGCTGGGGTGGCTCTCGTGCTGGCTGGCAAACTGGGTCTGCAGGGGATATCTCTCCTCGTGGGGGGTGCTGACAAGGGAAAGGGGACGCACAAGGGGAGCCATGCTGGTGCGGGCGCCGATCCGTATGCGCTTGATGGGGGTCGACGTGACCCGCTTAAAGACCCTCAGGttaaggaaaagcaaaatgaggaTCAAAGAGGGAGAAATGCCACAAAAAGGGCAACCAAATAG
- a CDS encoding hypothetical protein (putative) — MDWKTTRIGGCNDKYNQIIGELQEELKKHGNIQAKANNILNAWIYTSNKGNYVRGTFCNLFYYWLGDLISKNIDVSTPSLFSQTMQTIYGILGKCNNKQACHIKYKDIDTATFRRMKELFDYKYYYDQTCRTYPRKNNNCPRASVETDYAETHSTGYGSHHGDSVVDGRNDDPSPPYTKPEQAVFSNSFPYFNRTNGFSGDEVTTAGVGDKRAGAADADQGFTFPSIDIFNYALPAAGVASVTFFLYKVQLNSQRA, encoded by the exons ATGGATTGGAAGACAACGCGGATTGGTGGATGTAATGATAAATACAACCAAATAATAGGAGAACTACAGGAAGAACTGAAGAAACATGGAAATATTCAAGCGAAGGCGAATAACATTTTGAATGCCTGGATATATACAAGTAACAAAGGGAATTATGTACGAGGtactttttgtaatttattttactattgGCTAGGAGATTTAATATCCAAAAATATAGATGTAAGCACCCCTAGTTTATTCTCGCAGACTATGCAAACAATTTATGGAATTCTAGGgaaatgtaataataaacAGGCGTGTCATATTAAATACAAGGATATTGACACGGCTACTTTCAGGAGGATGAAAGAACTGTTTGATTATAAGTATTATTATGATCAAACATGTAGGACATATccaaggaaaaataataactgtCCGCGTGCAA gTGTAGAAACAGATTATGCAGAGACGCATTCTACAGGTTATGGCTCTCATCATGGCGATTCTGTCGTCGATGGCAGAAATGATGATCCTTCTCCTCCGTACACCAAACCCGAGCAGGCAGTTTTCAGTAAttcttttccttattttaaCCGTACTAATGGTTTCTCTGGTGATGAAGTTACAACTGCTGGTGTTGGAGATAAAAGAGCTGGTGCTGCAGATGCCGATCAGGGTTTCACCTTCCCTAGCATCGATATTTTCAACTATGCACTCCCAGCCGCAGGAGTTGCATCGGTCACCTTCTTCCTATATAAGGTACAACTCAATTCACAGAGGGCATAA
- a CDS encoding hypothetical protein (putative) — protein MTEESSCSNDYFVSNLPYDVTEEELKDFLKPTCEVTHCRLKKTNLGIKSCHGYIRFGGSLNDVVAYTRREKLKGRQLLIELVENENDDETDDGEGDGAEDGTDGERFPTWEQSQRDGRYPNRGSTKQQRDEQARRRNKWNTKKVSDKVEIINKKGMITKQGKAILSNMHMYDLILLIHKMQQLVRLSPQTAIKFLSNNKTIFYSLIHALFLLGILNIEMNPLSEEDIPRMKFHALKNKFQFLCVDSEEEGEVDVDVDALRGQQCHKGVSGWNEVDLGNADRGASEWGDANRGASEWGDANRGASEWGDADRGGPDPGEMSEGGSQPWGGQNYNYEQSGRRQLYERGGRANAANMGTPSSLNHIRGKNQPVSSRKNASRGVYSTSQATSYGGNNNSYASFNHVYVPSDEGQSGYPLDRDSPFGEMEREVAKGEALNGESQMGRSNLYRTVGSTHHSRQQLAPLTLSMNNRRGDTGMYPLQGIYSSKHTMKGGKLKSKNKQKNKQKNKQNSKQNNKQKNKPKSSANMMPLGSKAVGGNLFAGGGNRPLDYDSNSMQGNPNLYDYGQEYPSGRSTGLYGMRGHGDTKMEKETYYENYYASDSVAGHRGEGADPFDTHINYKDEVSNVRMNSYNGNSQRRGNPTEGCLANRRKDSISNWEGNDGTYQSDPSDVGGMDARKNQGGNRTREEAIGGEESVVGEESIGGEKPIGGEKSIGGEEAIGGQSTSALYWRSMSRKGHYQLDSETVRRDSQTSDQQGENTAEEKHLELGKRLIQKINTSNSQRRGIKLIDRNRGSQKLKEENVIKIKSVDICNEVEKTQENLLSSSLKALLKKVNLSLKDIPYAEEDLVKEVINEKPILENILISKYSDMANWNRDQVLRVLSIRKSLKSRGYSVNGVI, from the exons atgacgGAAGAGAGCTCCTGTTCGAATGATTATTTCG TTTCGAACTTGCCGTACGATGTCACGGAGGAGGAGCTAAaggattttttaaaaccaaCTTGCGAGGTTACCCACTGCAG ACTGAAGAAGACAAATCTCGGCATTAAGAGCTGCCATGGATACATACGGTTCGGGGGTAGTCTTAACGATGTAGTGGCGTACACTCGAAGGGAGAAGCTCAAGGGTAGGCAGTTACTCATCGAATTAgtagaaaacgaaaacgatGATGAGACAGACGATGGGGAAGGTGACGGAGCGGAAGATGGGACGGATGGGGAGAGGTTCCCTACGTGGGAACAGAGTCAGCGAGATGGTAGGTACCCCAATAGAGGATCAACCAAACAGCAGAGAGACGAACAAGCAAGGCGTAGAAACAAATGGAACACCAAAAAGGTAAGTGATAAGGTcgaaattattaacaaaaaagggatgatTACAAAACAGGGAAAGGCAATTCTTAgtaacatgcacatgtatgaCTTAATCCTTTTGATTCATAAAATGCAACAGCTAGTTAGACTCTCTCCACAAACAGCCATTAAATTTCTGAGTAACAATAAAACGATTTTTTACTCCCTCATCCATGCTCTCTTCCTTTTGGGGATTCTAAATATAGAGATGAATCCCCTTAGTGAGGAGGATATCCCTCGGATGAAGTTTCATGCACTTAAGAATAAGTTCCAATTTTTGTGTGTGGACAGcgaggaggaaggggaggtGGACGTGGACGTGGATGCTTTGAGGGGGCAGCAGTGCCACAAGGGGGTTAGCGGTTGGAATGAAGTCGATTTGGGAAACGCCGATAGGGGTGCGTCCGAATGGGGTGATGCTAACAGGGGTGCGTCCGAATGGGGTGATGCTAACCGGGGTGCTTCTGAATGGGGTGACGCTGACCGGGGTGGACCCGATCCAGGGGAGATGAGCGAGGGGGGAAGCCAGCCATGGGGAGGCCAAAATTACAACTACGAGCAGAGTGGCAGGAGACAGCTGTACGAGAGGGGAGGAAGGGCGAACGCAGCCAACATGGGGACCCCCTCATCATTGAATCATATACGGGGAAAGAACCAGCCGGTGAgtagcagaaaaaatgcatccaGGGGGGTGTATTCCACAAGTCAGGCTACCTCTTATGGGGGAAATAATAACAGTTATGCCTCGTTTAACCATGTGTATGTGCCATCGGACGAAGGTCAGAGTGGGTACCCATTGGACAGggattccccttttggagaaATGGAGAGGGAAGTAGCGAAGGGGGAGGCATTGAATGGGGAGAGCCAAATGGGTCGATCGAATTTGTATAGAACGGTTGGAAGCACTCACCACTCGCGGCAGCAACTCGCCCCGCTCACCCTCTCCATGAACAACAGAAGGGGTGACACCGGCATGTACCCCCTCCAGGGTATCTACTCCAGCAAACACACAATGAAGGGAGGCAAACTGAAgagcaaaaataaacaaaagaaTAAGCAAAAGAATAAACAGAACAGTAAGCAGAATAATAAGCAAAAGAACAAGCCAAAGAGCTCTGCCAACATGATGCCCCTTGGAAGTAAAGCGGTGGGTGGTAATCTGTTCGCAGGTGGGGGGAACAGACCTCTCGACTATGACAGTAATAGTATGCAGGGAAATCCCAACCTGTATGATTACGGACAGGAATACCCCAGTGGAAGGAGTACAGGGTTGTATGGAATGCGTGGCCATGGTGATACAAAGATGGAAAAGGAGACTTATTATGAGAATTATTACGCGAGTGATTCTGTTGCTGGGCATCGTGGGGAAGGGGCAGACCCGTTTGATACACATATCAATTACAAAGACGAAGTGAGCAACGTGCGGATGAACAGCTATAACGGTAACTCACAACGAAGGGGTAACCCCACAGAGGGGTGCTTAGCCAATAGAAGGAAAGATAGCATAAGTAACTGGGAAGGAAATGATGGAACGTACCAAAGTGACCCTAGCGATGTGGGTGGAATGGATGCGAGGAAGAACCAAGGAGGCAATCGTACGAGGGAGGAAGCCATCGGGGGAGAGGAATCCGTCGTAGGAGAGGAATCCATCGGGGGAGAGAAACCCATCGGGGGGGAGAAATCCATCGGGGGAGAGGAAGCCATAGGAGGACAATCCACCTCGGCACTTTACTGGAGGAGCATGTCAAGAAAGGGTCATTACCAGTTGGACAGCGAGACGGTGAGGAGAGATAGCCAAACGAGTGACCAACAAGGAGAAAACACAGCCGAAGAAAAACATCTCGAATTGGGAAAGAGGTtaatccaaaaaattaacacgtCGAATAGCCAACGGAGAGGAATCAAACTAATCGACAGAAACAGGGGAAgtcaaaaattgaaagaagaGAACGTTATTAAGATAAAGAGTGTAGACATATGTAACGAAGTAGAAAAGACGCAAGAAAATCTGTTAAGTAGTAGCTTGAAGGCGCTattgaaaaaagtaaactTAAGCTTGAAAGACATTCCCTATGCTGAGGAAGATTTGGTAAAGGAGGTGATTAATGAGAAGCCTATCCTGGAGAACATCCTCATTAGTAAATATTCGGATATGGCGAACTGGAACCGGGACCAGGTATTGCGAGTGCTGTCCATTCGGAAGTCGCTGAAAAGTCGCGGCTACAGCGTCAACGGGGTCATCTGA
- a CDS encoding hypothetical protein (putative) has protein sequence MASFKSLLLNIYLFSLIQISCKLTGKKKCEQWDSWSMCKDGISTRICLTDKSVTDKVTCKVCNIWEDWSDCENGKRHRKVVNCPFIREDQDCDPNNSNEENARNNSTIYFNSFDHHDEQGDNIEETLEEESNLPVTGDSSEPTFLEQGPHGERKQHGMSESFAHVGKADATAQQHNEVLTSTAHSEVSPPAGDANNEIHANHPNQDAAHGSHNNSNEAQTNATHPSSHNLGDDHADAAPSSEPKRTKNFRDHKFEDFSSTSGEGQNKNHTEGNTNRSSFYEEKGNQHEHSKHKWRRKYNAGGGSGGAPKFNQTYIASGMGLLFLVTGSAASYALYNGKYKQLSEEAKNENFEVIFNEDIKAGENSKSMYEDEFWALG, from the coding sequence atggctAGCTTCAAGTCATTATTGTTAAACAtttaccttttttcgttGATACAAATAAGCTGCAAGCTAActgggaagaagaagtgcgAACAATGGGACTCGTGGTCTATGTGCAAGGACGGAATTAGCACCAGGATATGTTTAACGGACAAATCCGTAACAGATAAGGTGACCTGCAAGGTGTGTAACATTTGGGAAGATTGGTCTGACtgtgaaaatggaaagagaCACAGAAAAGTGGTTAACTGTCCCTTCATTCGGGAAGACCAGGATTGTGATCCAAACAATTCAAACGAAGAAAACGCCAGAAATAATAGCaccatttattttaacagTTTCGATCATCACGATGAGCAAGGTGACAACATCGAAGAGACCTTGGAGGAAGAAAGCAATTTACCCGTCACGGGTGATAGCAGCGAACCGACTTTCCTCGAACAGGGCCCACATGGGGAAAGAAAACAGCACGGCATGAGCGAAAGTTTCGCACACGTTGGCAAAGCGGATGCTACTGCTCAGCAGCACAACGAGGTGTTGACAAGCACGGCCCACTCTGAAGTGTCACCCCCCGCAGGTGATGCGAACAACGAGATCCATGCGAATCACCCCAACCAAGATGCAGCGCATGGATCACATAATAATAGCAATGAAGCCCAAACGAATGCAACACATCCGAGCAGCCACAACCTCGGAGATGACCATGCGGACGCAGCCCCATCCAGTGAaccaaaaagaacaaagaatTTCCGTGATCATAAGTTTGAGGATTTTTCAAGCACCTCTGGAGAAGgccaaaataaaaaccatACCGAGGGAAATACAAATCGAAGCAGCTTCTACGAAGAGAAAGGAAATCAGCATGAACATAGCAAACATaagtggagaagaaaatacaATGCAGGAGGGGGAAGTGGAGGTGCACCAAAGTTTAATCAAACATACATCGCTAGTGGAATGGGTCTTCTCTTTCTCGTAACTGGAAGTGCCGCTAGCTATGCCTTGTACAATGGCAAGTACAAGCAACTgagtgaagaagcaaagaatGAAAATTTCGAAGTCATATTTAATGAAGACATAAAGGCTGGGGAAAACAGCAAGTCCATGTACGAGGATGAGTTTTGGGCCCTCGGT
- a CDS encoding hypothetical protein (putative), producing the protein MEKYDVQKNFACFGGPFTRFANETYTFTHRHFRPHLGIHMNTYLFNHFIFIKNYIKIIKFSRWHILVYLSNNKLYVYKHSRYLWHLDHFNEWKHLPLPTSNEIKDIQIVSCNYKGDLYFDHPKGPNYDLKDEYPFCGSTHEHESIDPIHFFGLSLIDSVDNLYLGLNTNVNSSRFKKRLIHSKPKVLLSGTSCAHGCVLFENKEIYFWIFGQGGSPVTDSVNADEVVASSECSGTKGRQSKRFTFKKLEYPKLNIVDVVYCNNTYVMLSENNILFILKSPYLHTLRAVNFFFYLNNYLPKGVNPQRIGRSGSRSGGRSGSRNGGRNGGRSGGRSGSGALTLEKIRDSSLVKMYLTDYILVTVHSSKDICFTPILFHSVYSYMDSQYIDVLSTKYERQVTKLIKDLGTFCTRGLENQFSHEEKSMYPNLIKYKMIRTCAQNKNCFTIYVSPNSLIVCIYNLFEYYEVLDTSISNFLSKYYIV; encoded by the exons ATGGAAAAGTATGACGTCCAAAAAAACTTCGCCTGTTTCGGAGGACCCTTTACCAGATTTGCAAACGAAACGTATACATTCACACACAGACACTTCAGACCACATCTAGGAATACACATGAATACCTACCTATTcaaccattttatttttatcaaaaattatatcaaaattattaaattctCAAGATGGCATATTCTTGTATATCTctcaaataataaattatatgtcTATAAACATAGTCGCTATTTATGGCACCTGGACCATTTTAATGAATGGAAGCATTTACCTCTTCCAACATCGAATGAAATAAAGGACATACAAATTGTATCTTGTAATTACAAAGGAGATCTGTATTTTGATCATCCTAAGGGACCAAATTATGATCTCAAAGATGAGTACCCTTTTTGTGGTTCTACACATGAACATGAGAGCATAGACCCGATTCACTTCTTTGGACTTAGTTTAATTGACAGTGTGGATAATCTATACTTAGGGTTAAATACAAATGTGAACTCTAGTAGG TTTAAAAAGAGGCTCATACATTCCAAACCGAAGGTGCTGTTAAGCGGCACGTCGTGCGCGCATGGATGTGTGTTGtttgaaaataaagagaTTTATTTCTGGATTTTCGGGCAAGGGGGATCACCTGTAACAGATTCGGTGAATGCGGATGAGGTGGTTGCGTCTAGCGAATGCTCAGGAACCAAGGGAAGACAAAGCAAACGATTCActttcaaaaaattggagtACCCCAAGCTTAACATCGTCGACGTAGTCTACTGCAACAACACGTACGTTATGCTGTCGGAGAATAACATCCTGTTCATTTTAAAGTCCCCTTATTTGCACACCCTTCGAGcggtgaattttttcttctacctGAACAACTACCTACCGAAGGGGGTGAATCCCCAACGCATAGGCAGAAGCGGAAGCAGAAGCGGAGGCAGAAGCGGAAGCAGAAACGGAGGCAGAAACGGAGGCAGAAGCGGAGGCAGAAGCGGAAGCGGTGCCCTGACTCTGGAGAAAATTAGGGACTCCAGTTTGGTCAAAATGTACCTTACAGACTACATATTGGTGACTGTCCACAGCAGCAAGGACATTTGCTTCACCCCAATTTTGTTTCACAGTGTCTATAGCTATATGGACTCTCAGTATATTGACGTCCTTTCCACGAAGTACGAGCGGCAG GTGACCAAACTGATAAAGGATCTGGGCACGTTCTGCACACGGGGCCTAGAGAATCAATTTTCGcacgaagaaaaaagcatGTACCCAAATTTGATAAAGTACAAAATGATTCGCACCTGCGCCCAAAACAAAAACTGCTTCACTATTTACGTAAGCCCGAACTCCCTGATCGTGTGCATTTACAATTTATTCGAGTACTACGAAGTGCTGGACACGTCCATATCGAATTTTTTGAGTAAGTACTACATTGTG
- a CDS encoding hypothetical protein (putative), whose amino-acid sequence MGSCNGKYEQILGELKDELKNHAKSKAMVNNILNAWIYISNKKNYVQGTFCELFYYWLGDLISKDVNTSTSSSFSKTMQNVYGILKNCSNIDKCKNKYPGIDTGNFERMKELYDYKYYYREWKSNRKSCSLLMEEVTELRIQ is encoded by the exons ATGGGTAGTTGTAATGGTAAATACGAACAAATATTAGGAGAACTAAAGGATGAACTGAAGAACCATGCAAAGAGTAAAGCGATGGTGAATAACATTTTGAATGCCtggatatatataagtaacaAAAAGAATTATGTACAAGGTACtttttgtgaattattttaCTATTGGTTAGGAGATTTAATATCAAAAGATGTAAATACAAGCACCTCTAGTTCATTCTCGAAGACTATGCAAAATGTTTATGGAATTCTAAAGAATTGTAGTAATATAGataagtgtaaaaataaatacccGGGTATTGACACGGGTAATTTCGAGCGGATGAAAGAATTGTATGATTATAAGTATTATTATCGTGAATGGAAAAGTAATCGAAAGAGCTGTTCGC TATTAATGGAGGAGGTCACAGAGCTCAGGATCCAGTAA
- a CDS encoding hypothetical protein (putative) has protein sequence MRCWKEGRFVPGKHLTYWPAVFSCPLKLKGRGVACRKFSGRRKTVVYEHIAHEDFLTRKGNSINSILNHSYVNEKMCEINSLLKGCHISCRTQHGFSNEKGSDNEHIDQVIKNLYILCVKGNIDTSDDRMRIAFNYDFSERHPWGGSDNSGGSDHSGGSDHLGGSDHLRKNVFSFFKEVIRYMYGLIQSDSELYYTEIDNMNRCINICTHFFFGKKFCPRKKTYHYDIDEDVVYLYSMNYIYIKHIATLGDMVRAKGGSTEEDCPPGNSPNEGLLPPSPLGDVCAAKHEWEEGMSGDYGSHIGGAPGQLRTHTGDMLGSCADKNTRENSLATDIARRHTQFTKDFHFNFHAVDTIYVLYKFYTHLLLKKKKQARKEHVFLFLPDVRDNITDILLNFIRTLKRETSQNKGVTNKKIIASLERVLILGTAFEVPFALNPFLLYHCNVLLLNKFDLSVLDNVKLLALLRQLHRGSAAGEEAERRRTPLTGEEAEVTEAPLQRGGDNSFDQLAKIDNPTWDDANVGNSAGLQASSHLFVENMIKLIFNNLKKCLHNAKGNDLCMLMPAVYAYHKYMDEELKNILTVQVICNKESMNAANMVNILRVFCKMGYKNELIDKFVYNNMKFVTHGKDNQWKDNSP, from the exons ATGAGATGCTGGAAGGAGGGGCGGTTTGTTCCAGGCAAACATTTGACGTATTGGCCAGCCGTTTTCTCATGCCCACTGAAGCTAAAAGGGAGGGGTGTTGCCTGCCGCAAATTCAGCGGCAGGAGGAAAACTGTGGTGTATGAGCACATTGCTCATGAGGACTTCTTAACAAGGAAAGGAAACTCCATAAATTCGATTCTTAACCACAGCTATgtcaatgaaaaaatgtgcgaGATTAATTCCCTGTTGAAGGGGTGCCATATTAGCTGCCGAACGCAACATGGATTCTCCAACGAGAAGGGAAGTGACAACGAACACATTGATCAggtcattaaaaatttgtacataCTATGTGTGAAGGGAAATATTGATACATCTGACGATCGCATGAG AATTGCCTTTAACTATGACTTTAGTGAGCGGCACCCTTGGGGTGGAAGTGACAACTCGGGCGGAAGTGACCACTCGGGTGGAAGTGACCACTTGGGTGGAAGTGACCATTTGaggaaaaatgttttttccttttttaaggaGGTCATACGTTACATGTATGGGTTGATTCAGTCAGACAGCGAGCTGTACTACACAGAGATTGACAACATGAACAGGTGCATCAACATATGcacgcacttttttttcgggaAGAAGTTCTGCCCACGGAAGAAAACTTACCATTATGACATAGACGAGGATGTCGTTTATCTGTACAGcatgaattatatttacataaagCATATAGCCACGCTTGGCGATATGGTACGCGCCAAGGGGGGATCCACCGAAGAGGACTGTCCCCCAGGGAACTCTCCTAACGAGGGGTTGttgcccccctcccccctgggTGATGTGTGTGCAGCGAAACACGAATGGGAAGAAGGCATGTCGGGTGACTATGGCAGTCACATTGGAGGGGCACCTGGCCAGCTTCGCACACACACTGGGGATATGCTAGGCAGTTGTGCGGACAAGAACACCAGGGAGAATTCCCTCGCCACAGACATCGCACGAAGGCACACACAGTTCACGAAGGACTTTCATTTTAACTTCCACGCAGTTGACACAATTTATGTACTGTACAAGTTCTACACACACTTacttttaaagaaaaaaaaacaagcaagGAAGGAACatgtattcctttttctccccgaCGTACGAGACAACATTACGGACATTCTGCTCAACTTCATTCGCACACTCAAGAGGGAGACCAGCCAAAATAAAGGggtaacaaataaaaaaataatcgctTCCTTGGAGAGAGTGCTAATACTGGGGACAGCCTTCGAGGTCCCCTTCGCCTTGAATCCCTTTCTACTTTATCACTGCAATGTTTTGCTGTTAAACAAGTTCGACTTATCTGTGCTAGACAACGTAAAATTGTTAGCCCTTCTGAGGCAGCTCCACCGGGGAAGCGCggcgggggaagaagcggaaaggAGAAGGACGCCGCTcacgggggaagaagcggaagtgACCGAAGCGCCGCTTCAACGGGGCGGCGACAACTCCTTTgaccagctagccaaaatagACAACCCCACC TGGGACGATGCGAATGTAGGAAATTCGGCTGGACTCCAGGCAAGCAGCCACCTCTTCGTGGAAAACATGATaaagttaatttttaacaacttaaaaaaatgcctacACAACGCAAAGGGGAACGACCTGTGCATGTTGATGCCCGCAGTGTACGCATACCACAAGTACATGGAtgaggaattaaaaaatatattaaccgTTCAGGTGATTTGCAACAAGGAAAGTATGAACGCAGCGAACATGGTGAACATTTTACGAgtgttttgcaaaatgggataTAAGAATGAACTTATTGACAAGTTTGTATACAACAACATGAAGTTTGTAACTCATGGGAAGGACAACCAATGGAAGGATAACTCCCCT
- a CDS encoding hypothetical protein (putative) produces the protein MFARSLGREALKRVAGHPCMIPQMGHVRNEVKNANMFTKRGITFSRIHLTHYLEDYYTSAEIATNMVSPMSEYVWWSWLFLQATIVFGTLLHSNYYFTGKPLPKVQGNSQLCEDSW, from the exons ATGTTCGCAAGGAGCCTTGGGCGAGAAGCGCTTAAGCGGGTCGCTGGACACCCGTGTATGATCCCCCAAATGGGCCATGTCAGAAACGAAGTGAAGAACGCAAACATGTTTACGAAGAGAGGCATAACTTTTTCGAGAATACATTTAACGCACTACTTGGAGGATTACTATACGTCGGCGGAAATTGCAACGAACATGGTGTCACCCATGTCTGAGTACGTTTGGTGGAGCTGGCTATTCCTGCAG gCCACCATCGTCTTTGGAACTCTGCTCCACTCCAACTATTACTTCACGGGGAAGCCTCTGCCCAAAGTTCAAGGAAACTCCCAGTTGTGTGAAGATTCATGGTGA